The Elephas maximus indicus isolate mEleMax1 chromosome 19, mEleMax1 primary haplotype, whole genome shotgun sequence genome contains a region encoding:
- the LOC126063175 gene encoding keratin-associated protein 4-3-like gives MTHSCCSPCCQPSCCTTTCSQPTCYTTTYCQPTCSGSCCYQPCCRPTCQTTCCTTSCQPVCQTSCCRPSCCSTPCCQPACSVSSCAGQTSCGSSCCQPCCRPSCCSTPCCQPACSGPVCASSCCQPCPRPTCCVSSCCQPCPRPTCCVSSCCQPCPRPTCCVCGSSCCQPCCRPSCCSTPCCQPACSGPVYCRRTCYRPTCVCLTSPPSTPDTMTHSCCSPCCQPSCCTTTCSQPTCYTTTCCQPTCSGSCCYQPCCRPTCQTTCCTTSCQPVCQASCCRPSCCSTPCCQPTCSVSSCAGQTSSCSGPVYCRRTCYRPTCVCLTSGLPQSFGSSCCQPSCC, from the exons ATGACCCACTCCTGCTGCTCCCCTTGTTGCCAGCCCAGCTGCTGCACAACCACCTGCTCCCAGCCCACCTGCTACACAACCACCTACTGCCAGCCCACCTGCTCTGGGTCCTGCTGCTACCAGCCTTGCTGCCGCCCAACTTGTCAAACCACCTGCTGTACCACCAGCTGCCAACCAGTTTGTCAGACCAGCTGCTGCCGTCCTTCCTGTTGCAGCACACCCTGCTGCCAGCCCGCCTGCTCTGTGTCCAGCTGCGCTGGCCAAACCAGCTGTGGGTCCAGCTGCTGCCAGCCTTGCTGCCGCCCTAGTTGCTGTTCCACACCCTGCTGCCAGCCAGCTTGCTCTGGCCCCGT CTGCGCGTCCAGCTGCTGCCAGCCCTGCCCCCGCCCAACCTGCTGCGTGTCCAGCTGCTGCCAGCCCTGCCCCCGCCCAACCTGCTGCGTGTCCAGCTGCTGCCAGCCCTGCCCCCGCCCAACCTGCTGCGT CTGTGGGTCCAGCTGCTGCCAGCCTTGCTGCCGCCCTAGTTGCTGCTCCACACCCTGCTGCCAGCCAGCTTGCTCTGGCCCCGTGTACTGTCGGAGAACCTGCTACCGCCCAACATGTGTCTGCCTGACTA GCCCACCCTCCACACCTGACACCATGACCCACTCCTGCTGCTCCCCTTGTTGCCAGCCCAGCTGCTGCACAACCACCTGCTCCCAGCCCACCTGCTACACAACCACCTGTTGCCAGCCCACCTGCTCTGGGTCCTGCTGCTACCAGCCTTGCTGCCGCCCAACTTGTCAAACCACCTGCTGTACCACCAGCTGCCAACCAGTTTGTCAGGCCAGCTGCTGCCGTCCTTCCTGTTGCAGCACACCCTGCTGCCAGCCCACCTGCTCTGTGTCCAGCTGCGCTGGCCAAACCAGCT CTTGCTCTGGCCCCGTGTACTGTCGGAGAACCTGCTACCGCCCAACATGTGTCTGCCTGACTAGTGGCCTACCCCAGAGCTTTGGATCCAGCTGCTGCCAACCTTCCTGCTGCTGA
- the LOC126062362 gene encoding keratin-associated protein 9-1-like, with amino-acid sequence MTHSCCSPCCQPSCCTTTCSQPTCYTTTCCQPTCSGSCCYQPCCRPTCQTTCCTTSCQPVCQASCCRPSCCSTPCCQPTCSVSSCAGQTSCGSSCCQPCCRPSCCSTPCCQPACSGPVYCRRTCYRPTCVCLTSGLPQSFGSSCCQPSCC; translated from the coding sequence ATGACCCACTCCTGCTGCTCCCCTTGTTGCCAGCCCAGCTGCTGCACAACCACCTGCTCCCAGCCCACCTGCTACACAACCACCTGTTGCCAGCCCACCTGCTCTGGGTCCTGCTGCTACCAGCCTTGCTGCCGCCCAACTTGTCAAACCACCTGCTGTACCACCAGCTGCCAACCAGTTTGTCAGGCCAGCTGCTGCCGTCCTTCCTGTTGCAGCACACCCTGCTGCCAGCCCACCTGCTCTGTGTCCAGCTGCGCTGGCCAAACCAGCTGTGGGTCCAGCTGCTGCCAGCCTTGCTGCCGCCCTAGTTGCTGCTCCACACCCTGCTGCCAGCCAGCTTGCTCTGGCCCCGTGTACTGTCGGAGAACCTGCTACCGCCCAACATGTGTCTGCCTGACTAGTGGCCTACCCCAGAGCTTTGGATCCAGCTGCTGCCAACCTTCCTGCTGCTGA